The proteins below come from a single Benincasa hispida cultivar B227 chromosome 4, ASM972705v1, whole genome shotgun sequence genomic window:
- the LOC120075779 gene encoding E3 ubiquitin-protein ligase SDIR1 isoform X1 translates to MSFVFRGTRVPDIENGLSGFIPERRAMRVHAARPVNSNSLAFLVTVLLLFMILNSHQMSPNFLLWLVLGVFLMATTLRMYATCQQLQAQAQARAMAASGLLGHTELRLHMPPSIALATRGRLQGLRLQLALLDREFDDLDYETLRALDSDNAPTTPSMSEEQINALPVHKYKVPGPQSDPSVNQQASSSESNEKRQDLVNAVGSTKTSEDELTCSVCLEQVNVGELIRSLPCLHQFHANCIDPWLRQQGTCPVCKFRAVSGWSEQGQGETDAYMV, encoded by the exons ATGAGTTTTGTTTTCCGTGGAACAAGAGTTCCAGACATAGAAAATGGTCTATCTGGATTTATACCTGAACGGCGTGCAATG CGGGTTCATGCAGCTCGTCCCGTTAACTCAAACTCGCTTGCCTTTCTCGTCACAG TCCTTTTGTTATTCATGATATTAAATTCTCACCAGATGTCACCGAACTTTCTG CTCTGGCTTGTGCTTGGTGTCTTTTTGATGGCTACAACATTAAGGATGTACGCAACTTGTCAACAACTTCAGGCTCAAGCCCAAGCAAGAGCTATGGCAGCCAGTGGCCTTCTTGGTCACACTGAATTGAGGTTACATATGCCACCATCAATAGCACTTGCAACTAGAGGGCGTTTACAAGGGCTAAGGCTTCAACTTGCTCTGCTAGATCGGGAATTCGATGATCTAG ATTATGAAACTTTGAGAGCTTTGGATTCTGATAATGCTCCGACAACACCTTCTATGAGTGAGGAACAAATAAATGCTCTTCCCGTTCATAAATACAAGGTTCCGGGTCCTCAAAG CGATCCCTCTGTAAATCAGCAAGCTTCATCTTCAGAATCTAACGAG AAGAGACAAGATTTAGTTAATGCAGTTGGCAGTACCAAGACCTCTGAGGATGAACTCACATGCAGCGTTTGCTTGGAGCAAGTAAATGTTGGTGAACTCATACGTAGTTTGCCATGTTTACATCAG TTCCATGCCAACTGCATAGATCCGTGGCTGCGACAGCAGGGAACATGCCCTGTTTGTAAATTTAGAGCGGTGTCCGGGTGGTCAGAACAGGGGCAAGGGGAAACTGATGCTTATATGGTTTAA
- the LOC120075779 gene encoding E3 ubiquitin-protein ligase SDIR1 isoform X2, translating to MILNSHQMSPNFLLWLVLGVFLMATTLRMYATCQQLQAQAQARAMAASGLLGHTELRLHMPPSIALATRGRLQGLRLQLALLDREFDDLDYETLRALDSDNAPTTPSMSEEQINALPVHKYKVPGPQSDPSVNQQASSSESNEKRQDLVNAVGSTKTSEDELTCSVCLEQVNVGELIRSLPCLHQFHANCIDPWLRQQGTCPVCKFRAVSGWSEQGQGETDAYMV from the exons ATGATATTAAATTCTCACCAGATGTCACCGAACTTTCTG CTCTGGCTTGTGCTTGGTGTCTTTTTGATGGCTACAACATTAAGGATGTACGCAACTTGTCAACAACTTCAGGCTCAAGCCCAAGCAAGAGCTATGGCAGCCAGTGGCCTTCTTGGTCACACTGAATTGAGGTTACATATGCCACCATCAATAGCACTTGCAACTAGAGGGCGTTTACAAGGGCTAAGGCTTCAACTTGCTCTGCTAGATCGGGAATTCGATGATCTAG ATTATGAAACTTTGAGAGCTTTGGATTCTGATAATGCTCCGACAACACCTTCTATGAGTGAGGAACAAATAAATGCTCTTCCCGTTCATAAATACAAGGTTCCGGGTCCTCAAAG CGATCCCTCTGTAAATCAGCAAGCTTCATCTTCAGAATCTAACGAG AAGAGACAAGATTTAGTTAATGCAGTTGGCAGTACCAAGACCTCTGAGGATGAACTCACATGCAGCGTTTGCTTGGAGCAAGTAAATGTTGGTGAACTCATACGTAGTTTGCCATGTTTACATCAG TTCCATGCCAACTGCATAGATCCGTGGCTGCGACAGCAGGGAACATGCCCTGTTTGTAAATTTAGAGCGGTGTCCGGGTGGTCAGAACAGGGGCAAGGGGAAACTGATGCTTATATGGTTTAA
- the LOC120075780 gene encoding peptidyl-prolyl cis-trans isomerase FKBP20-1: MSDTIDLTGNGGVVKTIVRHAKANANAPTDDLPLVDVHYEGTLAESGEVFDSTREDNTVFSFELGKGSVIQAWEIAVKTMKVGEVAKITCKPEYAYGSAGSPPDIPPDATLIFEVELVACKPRKGSSLGSVSEERARLEELKRQREATAALKEEEKKKRDEAKAAAAARIQAKLESKKGGKGKNKAK; encoded by the exons ATGAGTGATACTATAGACTTGACGGGGAATGGAGGTGTTGTGAAGACAATCGTAAGGCATGCCAAAGCCAATGCTAATGCTCCAACTGATGACCTTCCTCTTGTCGATG TGcattatgaaggaactctagCAGAATCTGGTGAAGTATTTGATTCAACTCGTGAGGATAATACCGTCTTCTCTTTTGAGCTTGGAAAAGGATCCGTGATCCAGGCTTGGGAAATTGCTGTCAAGACAATGAAG GTTGGAGAGGTTGCAAAAATCACTTGCAAGCCAGAATATGCTTATGGAAGTGCTGGTTCTCCACCAGACATCCCACCAGA TGCAACTCTTATTTTCGAGGTGGAATTAGTGGCCTGCAAGCCCCGGAAAGGTTCAAGTCTAGGCAGTGTTTCTGAGGAAAGGGCCAGGCTCGA AGAATTGAAAAGGCAAAGGGAGGCTACTGCTGCATtaaaagaagaggagaaaaagaagagagatgaAGCCAAAGCTGCGGCAGCTGCCCGCATTCAAGCCAAGTTAGAGTCCAAGAAGGGCGGAAAGGGGAAGAACAAAGCAAAATAA
- the LOC120075429 gene encoding serine/threonine protein phosphatase 2A 57 kDa regulatory subunit B' theta isoform-like, giving the protein MIKQILNRLPRKPSKSTEHREGAGTTVSSSNASTSLRSNDLTANHHANTGTGSFSGPNSTLSAGLNHGSKPSQGLNSKSNGNSQASYEALPGFKDVPNSEKQSLFIRKLNMCCVVFDFTDPSKNLKEKDIKRQTLIELVDYVASANGKLSENVIQEIVKMVSSNLFRTPTIPSRDNKALEAFDLEEEEPSMDPAWPHLQVVYEFLLRFVASPETDAKLAKRYIDHSFVLRLLDLFDSEDPRERDYLKTVLHRIYGKFMVHRPFIRKSINNIFYRFVFETEKHNGIAELLEILGSIINGFALPLKEEHKLFLVRALIPLHKPKCIPMYHQQLSYCITQFVEKDCKLADTIIRGLLKYWPITNSSKEVMFLGELEEVLEATQPAEFQRCMVPLFRQIGRCLSSSHFQVAERTLFLWNNNHIENLIKQNRKVILPIIFPALERNSRNHWNQAVQNLTQNVRKIFSDADAELFEECLLKFQEEETQEKDLKSKREAKWKRLEEIAAMKASSNEAVLITPKVALRAPSG; this is encoded by the exons ATGATTAAACAAATACTTAATAGGCTTCCACGAAAACCTTCGAAGTCAACTGAGCATCGTGAAGGAGCAGGGACCACTGTCTCTTCTTCGAATGCCTCTACAAGTTTGAGGAGCAATGATTTAACAGCTAACCACCACGCCAACACTGGAACTGGATCTTTTTCTGGCCCCAATTCTACTTTGAGCGCTGGACTAAATCATGGCAGTAAGCCATCTCAAGGGCTCAATTCAAAGTCAAATGGTAACTCACAAGCTTCTTATGAGGCACTGCCAGGTTTCAAAGATGTCCCGAATTCTGAGAAGCAGagtttgttcattagaaagCTGAACATGTGTTGTGTGGTGTTTGACTTCACTGACCCATCAAAGAATCTCAAAGAAAAAGATATCAAACGACAAACACTAATAGAGCTCGTTGATTATGTTGCATCTGCCAATGGAAAGCTGTCAGAAAATGTTATACAAGAAATTGTAAAGATGGTGTCCTCAAATTTATTTAGAACACCTACCATTCCATCAAGAGATAACAAAGCATTAGAAGCCtttgatcttgaagaagaggagCCCTCAATGGACCCTGCATGGCCACACTTACAAGTTGTTTATGAGTTTCTTCTCAGGTTTGTGGCATCACCTGAAACAGATGCAAAGTTGGCAAAGAGGTACATTGATCACTCTTTTGTTCTTAGACTGTTAGATCTTTTTGATTCGGAGGACCCCAGAGAGAGGGATTACTTGAAAACAGTTCTGCACCGCATCTATGGGAAATTTATGGTGCACAGACCATTCATCAGGAAATCAATCAACAACATTTTCTATCGATTTGTTTTTGAGACTGAGAAACATAATGGGATTGCAGAGCTCTTAGAGATTTTGGGAAGTATAATCAATGGATTTGCTCTCCCTCTAAAAGAAGAGCATAAACTCTTTCTGGTTCGAGCACTTATTCCTCTTCACAAGCCTAAATGCATACCCATGTATCACCAACAGTTATCTTACTGTATAACACAATTTGTGGAGAAAGATTGCAAGCTTGCTGATACAATCATAAGGGGCTTACTGAAATATTGGCCAATTACAAATAGTTCTAAGGAGGTGATGTTCTtaggtgaacttgaagaagtgTTGGAAGCAACTCAGCCTGCTGAGTTTCAGCGTTGCATGGTACCCTTGTTTCGCCAGATTGGACGTTGCTTAAGCAGTTCACATTTTCAG GTAGCTGAAAGGACTCTGTTTTTGTGGAACAATAATCACATCGAGAACCTAATCAAACAGAACCGCAAAGTCATTTTGCCAATTATATTTCCTGCACTGGAGAGAAATTCAAGAAACCACTGGAACCAGGCTGTACAAAACTTGACACAAAATGTCCGGAAGATCTTCTCCGATGCTGACGCTGAGCTGTTTGAGGAGTGTTTGCTCAAATTTCAAGAAGAGGAGACACAAGAGAAGGATCTGAAATCTAAGCGTGAGGCGAAGTGGAAACGCTTAGAAGAGATAGCTGCCATGAAAGCTTCAAGTAACGAAGCGGTCCTCATCACTCCCAAAGTAGCCTTACGAGCACCATCTGGCTAG